ACCCTGTAGTCCTCCTCGCCATTGCAAATGAGCCGAAAACCCCTCCCGGTCGGCCTCCCTTGGGCGAGCCATGCCTCGCGCTGCGGTAGCGGGATCAGCTTCCCCTCGCTGGAGATCGTCCACTCCAGGCGCAAGCCGGGAAGCGCTCGCTCCATTCCACGAACGACGGCCAAAGGGCGGCTGTCATCACCCGCGAGAGCAGGCGCGTAAACGGTGATGATGAGGGAACTCTGTGGGTTTGCCATTTCAGCACCACTCCATGACAACGATATCGAGGGTATCATCTCGGTCGAGCAACGCGTCTTTGTGCGCGGCGCTGCGCACGCCGACCTTGAAGTCAAATCCGCAGGCCAGAGCAAGGGCGCGCTCGTACTGCAACTTCGGCAGTTGTTCCTCAATCACAATTCTCCGAAGTTCGGGCGGGTACGTGTCGAAGTTGTCGGTCTTGACTTCCCAGAGCGTGCGCGTGGCCAGTTGCAGCGCGTCGAAGTCCTTCCCATTCACGAACACATCCCCACCTGGGTTAATGTTATTCGGAATTCTGTCGGCGCACTTGTTGTGCAATTTATTGCCGCCACGGTGATAATTTTTCGGTATGGGCTCGCACCTGTTGCGATCTCGCTCCGAGGTTTCGGGTGGCTCCCCAGGGGGAAAATCTGGCCCCTTTGGCTCCGGCTTGGGTCTTTTTGTCGGCGAGGGTTTCTGCGGGGCGGGCTTCGCTACAGGCACGGGCCGCGCTTCCGGCACCGGCTGCGTCTCCGGCACCGGCTGCGTAGGCGGCCGAACCTGGGGACGGCCCCTCTTCTCGTAAGCCGCCAGGGCCTCTTTGATGGCGAATCCCACCACCACCACGCCCGCCACGACTACCGCGCCCACGACGATCTCCGGCGCTGCGAGGACGCAGACCCCGAGCCCCATTGCCGCAGCGCCCGCTGAGGCCACCGCACATCGTCCCGTGATGTCGTGGAACTCGATCCGGTCATGGTCGAGGGCCTGATAGCACCGCTCCGCCAGCACGGGCCAGGGCTCGGAAGCTTCGCGGACKGCGCACCGCCCCCCRTCCGTCCAGGGCAGCKCCGCCGCTCGCTGGAGGTTGGCATACCTCGGGTYCCAGTCCACGGGCTCTTCCGGGCTTGGCGCTGACGTCGCGCAAGCGGAGACGTAGAGCAGAAGTGCGATGCACGCTCGGAGACGCATGGCCRGGTCCTCCCTTGGTTCTAGGACCTGGCGGGTCCTGGTGGGTCCGGTCGGAGTATGACAGCGCCCCCCGACAGCGACGAACGAGTGCGCAGACAGCTCCCCGCCATGTCGCGTCTATGTCGCGTGACACTGCGGAATGGCCTGGAACGGGGTGGGACAGGGCGGGACGCGGCGGGATATCGATTCCCAGTGCTTCCGGGCGGGTGCGAGATAAGGGCGCGATTCTGCTGGGAGTTTCGCACCGCCCGGCGTGGGTTCGATTCCCGCCGCTTCTCGTGACGCGCGCGCCTACTTCCAGAGCGTCTCGTTTCCATCACGCTGCTCCGGGGCCGGCGCCCCCCGGGAGACGTGTGAGAGCGCGCGCTGAGCGGCGGGACTCACTCGCGGGAGGACGCCCGCGCCGCGAGCGCCTCGCGCCGCACCTCGTTCACCAGCCGGTGCGCGTGCCGCGTCGTCTCCGGCTCCCGGTAGCGCGACGTCATCCGCAACACCCACTCCACCGCCGTGGGCAGATCCATCAGGTGTCCCGGCGACACGTAGACGGGCAACACGCCGCGCCGCGTGCGCACCGCCCGGCCCACCACCTCGCCCTGGTGGAGGATGTCCGCCACCGCGCCGCGCTCCTCGCCCAGGGGCCCGTGCTCGCCCACCAGCAGGGACTTGGCGCAACCGATGGAAGGCACCCCGAACAGCAGGCCCCCGTGACACGCCAGCCCCAGCCGCCGGGGGTGCGCCGTGCCCTGGCCATCGAAGATGATCAAATCCGGCCGCACCTCCAGCCGCGCCCACGCCTCCATCAGCACGGGCAGCTCCCGGAAGGACAGCAGCCCCGGCACGTAGGGAAAGCCCAGCCGCGTCACCGCGCTCGCCCGGGCCACGGGCGCTCGAGTCTCCGCGTCCAGCACCACGAAGCCCCCGGACGCCCAGTCCTCCCCCCGGCTCATGGAGATGTCCGCCCCCGCCACCCGCTCCACCTTCAACCCCTTCGGCGGACGCAGCACCACGCGCTCCTTCAACTCCCGCTGCAGCGCCACCGCCTGGGTCGGCGTCAGGTCCCAGCCATGCAGGGAATGCCGTTCCATCCCGCCCTCCTCGTGAGGTCAACCCGCTCGCACTACCTCCCAGATTAGTCCTTCCCCCGCCGGAGCACAGCCGTCCCTCGTTGAAGACACGCTGATGGGCAGGGCAACCGCTCCTGGCAACCAGGCGGGCAAGCCCCTTCGCGCCACGCTGGGAGCGGTAGACTTCCAG
This window of the Cystobacter ferrugineus genome carries:
- a CDS encoding DUF6310 domain-containing protein — encoded protein: MLAERCYQALDHDRIEFHDITGRCAVASAGAAAMGLGVCVLAAPEIVVGAVVVAGVVVVGFAIKEALAAYEKRGRPQVRPPTQPVPETQPVPEARPVPVAKPAPQKPSPTKRPKPEPKGPDFPPGEPPETSERDRNRCEPIPKNYHRGGNKLHNKCADRIPNNINPGGDVFVNGKDFDALQLATRTLWEVKTDNFDTYPPELRRIVIEEQLPKLQYERALALACGFDFKVGVRSAAHKDALLDRDDTLDIVVMEWC
- a CDS encoding endonuclease V — translated: MERHSLHGWDLTPTQAVALQRELKERVVLRPPKGLKVERVAGADISMSRGEDWASGGFVVLDAETRAPVARASAVTRLGFPYVPGLLSFRELPVLMEAWARLEVRPDLIIFDGQGTAHPRRLGLACHGGLLFGVPSIGCAKSLLVGEHGPLGEERGAVADILHQGEVVGRAVRTRRGVLPVYVSPGHLMDLPTAVEWVLRMTSRYREPETTRHAHRLVNEVRREALAARASSRE